In the Mesorhizobium sp. WSM2240 genome, ACGGAATGACGGATCAACCTTCGCAAAAAGTGGAAAGGCTGAGCCGCGAACTCGAGGCAGCCTTCCGTAATCGGGCCGATCTCTACCGGCTGTTCTACGCCGAACTGGAAGCGGAATTCGGCGCGGCGAAGGCCGAGGAGGTCATGGTGCGGGCGGTCGAGCGGCGCGGCCGCGAGGTTGCGGAAGCGGCATTCGCCGATTTCGGCCCGAACGATGCCCGCGCCATTGGCGAGGCGTTCCTGTCGGTCAGCCCGGATGACGGCCGCATGTACCCTGCCGATGTGCTCCGCAGCGAGAAGAGCATAGAATTCAGGGTAAAGCGCTGCCCGCTCAAGGACGCCTGGGTAGAAGCCGGCGTAGGCGACGAACAGCTCGCCACGCTTTGCCGCATCGCCGGCGCCTTCGACCGCGGATTGTTCGAGGCGACAGGCGTGCGTTTCGCCAACGTCACCTGGACGCCGGGCCATGGTGACGGATGCTGCCATATACGGCTGACCGACAGGGAAACAGCGGGTGAGGTGTGAGCCGATGAATTCGTGCTTCGCCACAGCCAAATGCCATGCTAACCGGAAGCGATGGCACAGAAGAAAGCCCATGAGGTCGACGCATGGCTGGCCCGACCGACCGGGGCCACCATCGTCCTGTTCTACGGGCCGGACCGCGGACTCGTGGCCGAACGCGGGCGGGCGTTTGCGGAAAAGACCGGGCTGCCGCTGGACGATCCGTTTTCGGTGGTGCGGCTGGACGGCGCCGAGATCGAGCGCGAACAGGGCAGGCTGCTCGACGAAGCGCGCACGGTGCCGATGTTTTCCGAACGGCGGCTGCTCTGGGTGCGCAACGCCGCCGGCCAGAAATCGCTGGCCGAGGACGTCAAAGCGCTATGTGCCGAACCGCCGCGCGACGCCATCGTGCTGATCGAGGCCGGCGAACTGAAGAAGGGCGCGGCGCTCAGGACCGTCGTTGAAGCGAGCCCCGGCGCCATGGCGCTGCCCTGCTATGCCGACGAGGCGCGAGGCATAGACGCCATCATCGACGACGAGATGCAGAAGGCGGGGATGTCGCTGACGCTCGAAGCGCGGCAGGCGCTGCGCCGCAATCTCGGCGGCGACAGACTCGCCTCGCGCGGCGAAATCCAGAAGCTTCTCCTTTATGCGCAGGGGCAGCGGGAGATCGGCCTGGACGACGTCAAGGCCTCTATCGGCGACGTCTCCGGCCTTTCCTTCGACGACGCAGTCGACGCCGTGCTCGAAGGCAGGATCGATGCGTTCGACGCGGTTTTCACGCGCCAGACTCTCTCCGGAGGCCAGCCTTTCCTGGTACTCGCCGCCGCCATGCGCCAATTTCAGGCTCTGCACCTGATGCGCGGCTCAATGGAAGCTGGG is a window encoding:
- a CDS encoding L-2-amino-thiazoline-4-carboxylic acid hydrolase, yielding MTDQPSQKVERLSRELEAAFRNRADLYRLFYAELEAEFGAAKAEEVMVRAVERRGREVAEAAFADFGPNDARAIGEAFLSVSPDDGRMYPADVLRSEKSIEFRVKRCPLKDAWVEAGVGDEQLATLCRIAGAFDRGLFEATGVRFANVTWTPGHGDGCCHIRLTDRETAGEV
- the holA gene encoding DNA polymerase III subunit delta, which produces MAQKKAHEVDAWLARPTGATIVLFYGPDRGLVAERGRAFAEKTGLPLDDPFSVVRLDGAEIEREQGRLLDEARTVPMFSERRLLWVRNAAGQKSLAEDVKALCAEPPRDAIVLIEAGELKKGAALRTVVEASPGAMALPCYADEARGIDAIIDDEMQKAGMSLTLEARQALRRNLGGDRLASRGEIQKLLLYAQGQREIGLDDVKASIGDVSGLSFDDAVDAVLEGRIDAFDAVFTRQTLSGGQPFLVLAAAMRQFQALHLMRGSMEAGGRNAAAVVAGARPPVFFSRRKIVETALERWHTEALARALARLQDAVLQTRKRPNLSTAIARQALLGVAVESARLAQRNRN